In the Campylobacter sp. RM6914 genome, one interval contains:
- the carB gene encoding carbamoyl-phosphate synthase large subunit, whose protein sequence is MPRRDDVKTILLIGSGPIVIGQACEFDYSGTQAAKTLKELGYRVVLINSNPATIMTDPDFADATYVEPITKESIKRIIDRENVDAILPTMGGQVALNVAMELYEANMLGDVKFLGANPEAIKKGEDRQIFKEAMKKIGMDLPKSHYAHSFQEALDAANDIGFPIIIRASFTLGGAGSGVAYNIDEFKELAQLGLEASPIHEILIEESLLGWKEYEMEVIRDRNDNCIIVCSIENFDPMGVHTGDSITVAPALTLTDKEYQVMRDASFAILREIGVDTGGSNVQFAIHPKTGRMIVIEMNPRVSRSSALASKATGYPIAKVATLLAVGFSLDEIKNDITGTPASFEPVIDYIVTKIPRFTFEKFPGSNPYLGTAMKSVGEVMAIGRTFKESIQKALCSMERDLSGFNSLNLDKNALIYGLRNANENRILMIAEAYRQGFSLEEIHEFSKIDPWFLDQIHQIVKFEDKIDMDILNDANLLREAKTMGFSDKMIAHLINEKDNLELSQNDIYFAREKLGISLEYNEVDTCAGEFKALTPYLYSTTNITQRKQAKAATSDKKVMIIGGGPNRVGQGIEFDYCCVHASYALRDLGIKTIMYNCNPETVSTDYDTSDILYFEPIDFEHIRSVIECEKPDGVIVHFGGQTPLKFAKRLTITGAKIIGTSARTIDVAEDRKKFSEFIDKIGVKQPKNDTATSEKEAIEKAAAIGYPVLVRPSYVLGGRAMRRVHSEAELKEYMNEAVQVSNNSPVLLDKFLQDATELDVDAISDGKDVYIGAIMEHIEEAGIHSGDSACILPAMSLSKEMIDKVRAQTRDIALNLGVIGLMNIQFAIYENELYMIEVNPRASRTVPFVSKATGIPMAKVATRVMWQGNLREALKFYDSYGVLTQEDGILLPNIKNHVCVKEAVFPFNKLTGADLILGPEMKSTGEVMGISPDFARSFVKSQIAASNCLPTSGTVFLTLADADKPYASELARDLIKLGFNITATGGTHKILNENGIKAEFVYKISESRPNIEDKLKNGDIALVINTSDSKSNADDGKKIRQNVLRFKIPYFTTMRAALAAAKSIKSVQDGSAYEVRSLQEYLKN, encoded by the coding sequence ATGCCAAGAAGAGATGATGTTAAAACGATTTTGCTTATAGGTTCGGGTCCGATCGTTATCGGTCAGGCTTGTGAGTTTGACTACAGCGGCACACAGGCTGCTAAAACGCTTAAAGAGCTTGGATATCGCGTTGTATTAATAAACTCAAATCCGGCTACGATCATGACTGATCCTGATTTTGCCGATGCGACTTATGTTGAACCTATAACAAAAGAGAGTATAAAACGCATCATAGACAGAGAAAATGTCGATGCTATCTTGCCTACGATGGGTGGTCAAGTTGCTCTTAATGTTGCCATGGAGCTTTATGAGGCAAATATGCTAGGAGATGTCAAATTTCTTGGCGCAAACCCTGAGGCTATAAAAAAAGGCGAAGATAGACAAATTTTTAAAGAAGCTATGAAAAAGATCGGCATGGATCTTCCTAAAAGCCACTATGCTCACAGTTTTCAAGAGGCATTAGACGCGGCAAACGATATTGGCTTTCCTATCATTATAAGGGCGTCGTTTACTCTTGGTGGAGCAGGAAGCGGCGTAGCGTATAATATAGACGAATTTAAAGAGCTTGCTCAACTTGGACTTGAGGCCTCTCCTATACATGAAATTCTTATTGAGGAGAGTTTGCTTGGTTGGAAAGAGTATGAGATGGAAGTTATAAGAGATAGAAACGACAACTGTATCATAGTTTGTTCTATCGAAAACTTCGATCCTATGGGTGTTCATACCGGAGATAGTATCACAGTAGCTCCTGCACTTACGCTAACAGATAAAGAGTATCAAGTTATGCGCGATGCCTCTTTTGCTATACTTCGCGAGATAGGTGTTGATACGGGTGGCTCAAATGTCCAGTTTGCTATACATCCAAAAACAGGTCGAATGATCGTTATAGAGATGAACCCACGCGTTTCACGTTCTTCTGCTCTTGCTAGTAAGGCTACGGGCTATCCTATAGCAAAAGTTGCTACTCTTTTGGCGGTTGGATTTAGCCTTGATGAGATAAAAAATGACATTACGGGAACTCCTGCTAGCTTTGAACCTGTGATCGATTATATCGTTACTAAAATTCCTCGCTTTACATTTGAAAAATTTCCAGGCTCTAACCCTTATCTTGGCACGGCAATGAAGTCTGTTGGCGAAGTTATGGCAATAGGCAGGACATTTAAGGAGAGTATCCAAAAGGCGCTTTGTTCTATGGAGCGTGATTTGAGCGGATTTAACTCTTTAAATTTAGATAAAAATGCACTCATATACGGTCTTAGAAATGCAAATGAAAATAGAATTTTAATGATAGCCGAAGCTTACAGACAAGGCTTTAGCTTAGAAGAAATTCATGAATTTAGCAAGATCGATCCTTGGTTTTTGGATCAAATTCATCAAATAGTAAAATTTGAAGACAAGATCGATATGGATATATTAAATGACGCAAATTTGCTTAGAGAAGCCAAAACTATGGGTTTTTCGGATAAGATGATAGCGCATTTGATAAATGAAAAAGACAACCTTGAACTTAGTCAAAATGATATTTATTTCGCTCGCGAAAAGCTTGGTATAAGCCTTGAATACAACGAAGTCGATACTTGTGCGGGAGAATTTAAAGCCCTAACGCCTTATCTTTACTCTACTACAAATATCACCCAGAGAAAGCAGGCTAAAGCTGCTACTAGCGATAAAAAAGTCATGATAATAGGCGGTGGTCCAAACCGCGTCGGACAAGGCATAGAGTTTGACTATTGTTGTGTGCACGCAAGTTATGCATTGCGTGATCTTGGTATAAAAACGATAATGTATAACTGCAACCCAGAAACCGTCTCAACCGACTATGATACAAGTGATATACTTTATTTTGAGCCGATTGATTTTGAGCATATAAGAAGTGTTATAGAGTGCGAAAAGCCTGACGGTGTTATAGTTCATTTTGGAGGACAAACTCCTCTTAAATTTGCTAAACGCTTGACTATAACCGGAGCAAAGATAATAGGCACAAGCGCAAGAACCATAGATGTTGCCGAAGACAGAAAGAAATTTAGCGAATTTATCGATAAGATAGGTGTTAAACAGCCTAAAAACGATACCGCTACAAGTGAAAAAGAGGCTATCGAAAAGGCAGCTGCGATAGGGTATCCCGTGCTTGTTCGTCCAAGCTATGTATTAGGCGGTAGAGCGATGAGAAGAGTTCATAGTGAGGCGGAGCTAAAAGAGTATATGAATGAGGCAGTTCAGGTTAGCAACAACTCTCCCGTGTTGCTTGATAAATTTTTACAAGATGCAACAGAGCTTGATGTAGACGCGATAAGTGACGGTAAAGATGTCTATATTGGTGCGATAATGGAGCACATAGAGGAGGCAGGCATCCACTCCGGAGATAGCGCTTGTATCTTGCCTGCGATGAGTTTAAGTAAGGAGATGATAGATAAAGTCCGTGCTCAAACTCGTGATATAGCTTTAAATTTAGGCGTTATCGGACTTATGAATATCCAGTTTGCGATCTATGAAAATGAGCTTTATATGATCGAGGTAAACCCAAGAGCAAGTAGAACCGTGCCTTTTGTAAGCAAGGCTACGGGCATACCGATGGCAAAGGTTGCAACCAGGGTTATGTGGCAGGGAAATTTACGTGAAGCACTTAAATTCTACGACAGTTACGGTGTTTTAACACAAGAAGACGGAATTTTATTACCAAATATCAAAAATCATGTTTGTGTTAAAGAGGCGGTATTTCCGTTTAATAAGCTAACGGGTGCTGACTTAATCCTTGGGCCTGAGATGAAATCAACAGGCGAAGTAATGGGTATAAGTCCTGATTTTGCTAGAAGTTTTGTTAAGAGCCAGATAGCTGCTAGCAACTGCTTGCCTACAAGCGGAACTGTATTTTTAACCTTAGCCGATGCCGATAAGCCTTATGCAAGTGAGCTAGCAAGAGATCTTATCAAGCTTGGATTTAACATAACGGCAACCGGTGGAACGCATAAAATTTTAAACGAAAACGGCATAAAAGCGGAATTTGTATATAAGATCAGCGAAAGTCGTCCAAATATCGAAGATAAGCTTAAAAACGGCGATATCGCACTTGTGATAAACACAAGCGATAGCAAATCAAATGCCGATGACGGTAAAAAAATTCGCCAAAATGTTTTGAGATTTAAGATACCGTATTTTACCACGATGCGTGCGGCACTTGCGGCCGCTAAGTCGATCAAAAGCGTTCAAGACGGCTCGGCTTACGAAGTAAGATCACTTCAAGAATATCTTAAGAATTAA
- a CDS encoding LysE/ArgO family amino acid transporter, whose translation MDAFISGFLTSLSLILAIGAQNAFVLRQGIKKEFVFLVCIICAMSDAILIVAGVGGFGYMTQKFSYLESVARYGGGAFLFVYGIKSFYSAYKMTHALKPQSFATASLTKTALLTLAFTWLNPHVYLDTVMLIGSVSTKFGTNANIFGAGAVSASFVFFFSLGYGARLLAPFFEKAVAWKILEFIVGVIMLALAFMLIFSV comes from the coding sequence ATGGATGCTTTTATATCCGGATTTCTTACTAGTTTATCACTTATACTTGCTATCGGAGCGCAAAATGCCTTTGTGCTAAGGCAGGGCATCAAAAAAGAATTTGTATTTTTAGTTTGTATTATTTGTGCTATGTCAGACGCTATTTTGATAGTAGCAGGAGTTGGCGGCTTTGGCTATATGACGCAAAAATTTAGCTACTTAGAAAGTGTTGCTAGATATGGTGGTGGGGCATTTTTGTTTGTTTACGGGATAAAAAGCTTTTATAGCGCATATAAGATGACGCACGCCCTAAAGCCACAAAGTTTTGCTACTGCGTCACTTACAAAAACAGCTCTTTTAACACTCGCATTTACTTGGCTAAACCCGCATGTTTATCTTGATACCGTTATGCTCATTGGCTCTGTTTCTACTAAATTTGGCACCAATGCAAACATCTTTGGAGCAGGTGCCGTAAGTGCGTCGTTTGTATTTTTCTTTTCGCTTGGATACGGTGCTAGGCTTTTAGCCCCATTTTTTGAAAAGGCGGTGGCATGGAAAATTTTAGAATTTATAGTAGGCGTGATAATGTTAGCACTTGCATTCATGCTTATTTTTAGTGTTTAA
- a CDS encoding cache domain-containing protein, protein MKFKQVIFYFLAILAVGYFYLVYTNYDENKKYTYNVAVTSQVTTVQKYKAIINERIEQQKRLLEETARFIETKEYATDYDTIKGVLNIIARTTGFLAVYSGYIDTYKFIASNNIEPQYNFSNRPWFIAAKKNMATGFTEPYVDRLLNIYVISVSTPLFKNGKFIGVLTADLDFEIFQKELATLFPLSNGSAFLIVNGKNALDKMGQILDFDSIEVKNALKTISKKREGNEQIFIKNKPYIFVYDTLANSDWILVSVLDETMIYKQVNKKTLRDLGIFLALVLFGVYAFVAIYIAQRKFYKSKHLLNLFSKNPIGGLVITDRAGNIAFINKEFEKIFGLKFKANIGKNLKELPDIFYQNQNMQDIFEQITNNPKKVLA, encoded by the coding sequence ATGAAATTTAAACAGGTAATTTTTTATTTTTTAGCTATTCTTGCCGTTGGTTATTTTTATTTAGTCTATACAAATTATGATGAAAATAAAAAATATACATACAATGTAGCAGTTACTAGTCAAGTTACGACCGTTCAAAAATACAAAGCCATTATCAACGAGAGGATAGAGCAGCAAAAGAGACTGCTTGAAGAGACGGCTAGATTTATAGAGACAAAAGAGTATGCGACAGATTATGACACTATAAAAGGCGTGCTTAATATCATAGCTAGGACGACAGGATTTTTGGCTGTGTATTCCGGTTATATAGATACGTATAAATTTATCGCCAGTAATAATATCGAACCGCAATATAACTTTTCAAACCGCCCTTGGTTTATAGCGGCAAAGAAAAATATGGCAACTGGTTTTACCGAGCCTTATGTTGATAGGCTACTTAATATATATGTTATCTCGGTATCTACGCCGCTTTTTAAAAATGGTAAATTTATCGGTGTTTTGACGGCTGATTTGGATTTTGAAATTTTTCAAAAAGAGCTTGCAACGCTTTTTCCGCTTTCAAACGGTTCGGCATTTTTGATAGTAAACGGCAAAAACGCACTGGATAAAATGGGTCAAATTTTAGACTTTGATAGTATCGAAGTAAAAAATGCACTAAAAACCATATCTAAAAAAAGAGAGGGAAATGAGCAAATTTTTATAAAAAACAAGCCATATATTTTTGTCTATGATACATTGGCAAATAGCGACTGGATATTAGTTAGCGTGTTGGATGAGACGATGATTTATAAGCAGGTTAATAAAAAGACATTGCGAGATCTGGGTATATTTTTGGCATTAGTGCTTTTTGGGGTTTACGCATTTGTTGCTATTTATATCGCACAGCGAAAATTTTACAAGAGCAAGCATTTGTTAAATCTTTTTTCTAAAAACCCTATCGGTGGACTTGTTATAACTGATCGCGCCGGCAATATCGCCTTTATAAATAAAGAATTTGAAAAGATTTTCGGACTAAAATTTAAGGCAAATATCGGCAAAAACCTAAAAGAGCTTCCGGATATCTTCTATCAAAATCAAAACATGCAAGATATATTTGAGCAAATTACAAATAACCCTAAAAAAGTTTTGGCTTAA
- a CDS encoding sensor histidine kinase: MPLLDKYSVFDGVFIMAHDVTHEIDLEQNKQKQEQILLQNSKMVALGEMVSAISHQYKQPLNTLLLLASDTQELLSGMSANEKALKNILNMRMNIDLMNETIDVFRNFYKEDFCEKSFDLIDVMDDVLYICRPQLQVKNIKLNFIYDDEEHQITSYPTYVKHVLMNIIINAKDELVKKAMRCDFEPYITVTLRQDWQKFTIGIEDNAGGIDKNLAKQIFEPFFTTKGGEGTGMGLYLCKLIFEKKLRGDIKLVSAANPTKFEIELLK; the protein is encoded by the coding sequence TTGCCGCTTTTGGATAAATACAGTGTTTTTGACGGAGTATTTATCATGGCTCACGATGTTACGCATGAGATAGATTTGGAACAAAATAAGCAAAAACAAGAGCAAATTTTATTACAAAATTCCAAAATGGTTGCTCTTGGCGAGATGGTAAGCGCGATATCTCATCAGTATAAACAACCCCTTAATACCCTTTTGCTTTTAGCAAGCGACACGCAAGAGCTACTTAGCGGCATGAGTGCTAATGAAAAAGCTTTAAAAAATATATTAAATATGCGTATGAATATCGACCTGATGAACGAAACGATAGATGTTTTTAGGAATTTTTATAAAGAGGATTTTTGTGAAAAAAGTTTTGATCTGATTGACGTAATGGACGATGTTTTATATATTTGTAGGCCTCAACTTCAGGTAAAAAATATAAAGTTAAATTTTATTTATGATGATGAGGAACATCAGATCACAAGCTATCCGACATATGTTAAACATGTTTTAATGAATATCATCATAAACGCAAAAGACGAGCTTGTTAAAAAGGCTATGCGATGTGATTTTGAGCCATATATCACGGTGACATTAAGACAGGATTGGCAAAAATTTACGATCGGCATAGAGGATAATGCCGGCGGTATTGATAAGAATTTGGCTAAACAGATATTTGAGCCGTTTTTTACAACAAAAGGTGGCGAAGGCACCGGCATGGGGCTTTATCTTTGCAAGTTGATATTTGAGAAAAAACTACGTGGCGATATAAAGCTCGTTAGTGCCGCAAACCCGACAAAATTTGAGATAGAGTTACTAAAATGA
- a CDS encoding response regulator transcription factor, producing MNTIFKELSRINVLLVEDDLHLRDVIKELVEPYVGQIFKAQNGKDGLEIFSQNDINLIITDINMTSMNGIKMVKHIRKLDEQTPIIFITAYDTDENLQNLITIQNSSLLKKPFDKQQLLITMLMVSKNGIKALERLNLGQGFSYDIQSRTLYSGDENIALTKTEQRLLHILAINKDRVVSFEMIENFTWSGKVASFDTMRNYINKLRNKTYATLIKNIQGIGYKLSLCE from the coding sequence ATGAATACAATATTTAAAGAACTTAGTCGTATAAACGTGCTTTTGGTTGAGGATGATTTGCATCTGCGAGATGTTATAAAAGAGCTTGTCGAGCCTTATGTGGGGCAAATTTTTAAAGCGCAAAACGGCAAAGATGGACTCGAGATTTTTAGTCAAAATGATATAAATTTGATCATAACCGATATAAATATGACTTCCATGAATGGCATAAAGATGGTAAAACACATTAGAAAACTTGATGAGCAAACTCCGATAATATTTATCACAGCCTATGATACCGATGAAAATTTACAAAATTTAATAACCATACAAAACAGCAGTCTTTTAAAAAAACCATTTGATAAACAGCAGTTATTAATCACCATGCTAATGGTTAGCAAAAACGGTATAAAGGCGCTAGAGCGCTTAAATTTAGGGCAAGGCTTTAGCTATGATATCCAAAGTAGAACTCTTTATAGCGGCGATGAAAACATCGCACTAACTAAAACAGAGCAACGACTCTTGCATATACTAGCGATAAATAAAGACCGAGTGGTATCCTTTGAAATGATAGAAAATTTCACATGGAGCGGCAAGGTCGCGTCGTTTGACACTATGAGAAATTATATAAACAAACTACGCAACAAAACTTATGCAACACTTATTAAAAACATTCAAGGGATCGGCTATAAATTATCACTTTGCGAGTAG
- a CDS encoding molybdopterin-dependent oxidoreductase: protein MQRRNFLKGMALGVTAAPMLSSAKILSNSKKVTTATHWGPLEATIEDGKLTEVEPLSFDSNPPLMNKAVRSRTYDETRVLYPYVREGFLKDRHKSDTTMRGKDKFVRVSWEKVNQIIYEEIARCQRDFGPESIYAGSYGWFGIGNLNNPQTLLKRMLNLTGGFVDSKGTYSTGAISVVTPIVMGTNHYFRHTSLDNIAKHTQTLVLIGCDLVRTTQINWDVPAHKSYDGFVKIKNSVKEGKLKVISINPLRTDSDKFFDAKNIKIIPNTDVALMVAMCYHLYETGLYDKNFIERYTVGFDKFKDYFTGKSDGVKKDPAWASKITGISEKEIKELTQTMAKTTTMIMPGWSLQRQDHGEMGNWAVFTLTAMLGQIGKNGGGCGASYHGDGNVGSTERVGVSIPGITVGKPMTYNAGTGNDTSSFEQSFSNKAIPVAKISDMLLNPGKSIDYNGTKVEFADIKLIYWAGGNPMHHHQDRNKMIKAWQKPEVIINQDPYWTASSRMADIVLPACTEIERDDISVVGSESKTGLIALKKGIEPVGESKADYDIFTDIADKFGRKDLFTEGRDAKGWAKYFYEQAMEQAVAKGIELPKFEAFWEKGYYEFTKMEQGGDDYVAFKEFVEDPIENQLGTPSGRIEIFSKKVASYGYDDCEGYAKFYEPAEWLGNATKDFPYHLISPHPRHRLHSQLNNTILRKVYEVNEREPILINPENAKEKGIVDGDLVLVSSKRGKILCGAVVTDDVRKDVVCVAEGAWYDPQDPGEIGSMCVHGDVNVLTIDKGTSKLAQGNISHTALVNIEKFTGTAPKIKVFSKPKM from the coding sequence ATGCAAAGACGAAATTTTCTAAAGGGAATGGCGTTAGGCGTAACAGCTGCACCAATGCTATCAAGTGCTAAAATTTTAAGCAATAGCAAAAAGGTAACAACAGCCACACACTGGGGTCCACTTGAAGCGACTATCGAAGATGGCAAGCTAACGGAAGTTGAGCCACTAAGTTTTGATTCAAATCCACCTCTAATGAACAAAGCTGTTCGCAGCAGAACATACGATGAAACTCGCGTGCTTTATCCCTATGTTAGAGAAGGATTTTTAAAAGATCGTCACAAAAGCGACACTACCATGCGTGGCAAAGATAAATTTGTGCGCGTAAGCTGGGAAAAAGTAAATCAAATCATCTACGAAGAGATCGCAAGATGTCAGAGGGATTTCGGTCCAGAAAGCATATATGCCGGAAGCTACGGCTGGTTTGGTATAGGCAACCTAAACAACCCGCAAACTCTATTAAAAAGAATGTTAAATTTAACCGGCGGCTTTGTAGATAGCAAGGGAACTTACTCTACTGGTGCAATATCCGTCGTAACACCGATAGTAATGGGAACAAACCATTATTTTAGACACACAAGCTTGGATAATATCGCAAAACATACGCAAACTCTCGTGCTCATAGGTTGCGATCTAGTGCGCACCACACAGATAAACTGGGACGTTCCTGCGCATAAGTCTTATGATGGATTTGTAAAAATTAAAAACTCCGTAAAAGAGGGCAAACTAAAAGTCATCTCGATAAATCCTTTACGCACAGACAGTGATAAATTTTTTGACGCTAAAAATATAAAAATCATACCAAACACAGACGTCGCGCTCATGGTTGCAATGTGTTATCATCTATATGAAACAGGTCTTTATGATAAAAATTTTATCGAGAGATATACGGTTGGATTTGATAAATTTAAAGATTATTTTACAGGCAAAAGTGATGGAGTAAAGAAGGACCCGGCTTGGGCTAGTAAGATCACAGGCATTAGTGAAAAAGAGATCAAAGAACTAACTCAAACCATGGCTAAAACAACAACCATGATCATGCCTGGCTGGTCACTACAAAGACAAGACCACGGCGAGATGGGAAACTGGGCTGTATTTACACTAACTGCCATGCTTGGACAAATAGGCAAAAACGGCGGCGGATGCGGTGCAAGCTACCACGGTGACGGTAATGTCGGCTCGACAGAGCGTGTTGGCGTTTCAATACCAGGCATAACAGTAGGCAAGCCGATGACTTATAATGCAGGAACAGGCAACGATACAAGCTCGTTTGAGCAAAGCTTCTCAAACAAAGCGATACCTGTAGCTAAAATTTCAGACATGCTACTAAATCCGGGCAAGAGCATAGATTATAATGGCACAAAGGTAGAATTTGCCGATATTAAGCTTATCTACTGGGCAGGCGGTAACCCGATGCATCATCATCAAGACCGCAACAAAATGATAAAAGCATGGCAGAAACCGGAAGTTATCATCAACCAAGACCCATACTGGACTGCCAGCTCACGCATGGCAGACATCGTTCTTCCTGCTTGCACAGAGATAGAGCGTGACGACATAAGCGTTGTTGGCTCCGAGTCCAAAACAGGTCTTATCGCACTTAAAAAAGGCATAGAGCCTGTTGGCGAGTCAAAAGCTGATTATGATATCTTTACCGATATAGCCGATAAATTCGGCAGAAAAGATCTATTTACCGAAGGTAGAGATGCTAAAGGCTGGGCAAAATACTTCTACGAGCAAGCCATGGAACAAGCTGTTGCCAAAGGTATAGAGCTACCTAAATTTGAGGCATTTTGGGAGAAGGGCTATTATGAATTTACAAAAATGGAACAAGGCGGGGACGACTATGTTGCATTTAAAGAATTTGTTGAAGACCCGATAGAAAATCAACTAGGAACTCCATCCGGCAGGATAGAAATTTTCTCCAAAAAGGTTGCATCTTACGGATATGACGACTGCGAAGGTTATGCTAAATTTTACGAACCGGCAGAATGGCTAGGAAACGCTACTAAGGATTTCCCATACCACCTAATATCGCCGCACCCAAGACACAGACTACACTCTCAACTAAACAACACCATCTTGCGTAAAGTGTATGAAGTAAACGAGCGCGAGCCTATCTTGATAAATCCGGAAAACGCAAAAGAAAAAGGCATAGTTGACGGGGATTTGGTTCTTGTGTCGTCAAAACGCGGTAAAATTCTTTGCGGTGCAGTTGTGACGGATGATGTTAGAAAAGATGTTGTATGTGTAGCAGAAGGTGCATGGTATGATCCGCAAGATCCGGGCGAGATAGGTAGTATGTGTGTTCACGGTGATGTCAATGTCTTAACTATCGACAAAGGCACATCAAAACTAGCGCAAGGCAACATATCGCATACCGCGCTTGTAAATATAGAAAAATTCACAGGCACAGCACCTAAAATCAAGGTCTTCTCAAAGCCTAAAATGTAA
- a CDS encoding DMT family transporter, which produces MIKLVKNEFFGITITLLGGILWGFSGVCGQYLFTQKGISSDWLVPYRLLLAGLALVVYYFITSPKSALAPIKDIRLLPQMLIYAILGLMLTQYSYFYAIELSNAAVATVIQYSAPALILAVVCVIEKRSPKINELIALILASLGVILLATHGDLTTLVISPKALFYCLLSAVCVCIYNLSPTRLNKKYPITLNLGWGMVIGGVLLAFFMRVWNLNGVSDVSGFLAFISVVFFGTICAFSFYMVGVKSLGASKASLIACIEPVSAALFAYFWLGTEFVFLDFTGFVLIISCIFLLAKKDKQ; this is translated from the coding sequence ATGATAAAATTAGTAAAAAATGAATTTTTTGGCATTACTATCACGCTTCTTGGCGGGATTTTATGGGGATTTAGCGGAGTTTGCGGGCAGTATTTATTTACGCAAAAGGGCATTAGTAGCGACTGGCTTGTGCCGTATCGCTTGCTTTTGGCAGGCTTGGCGCTTGTTGTTTATTATTTTATCACTTCGCCAAAAAGCGCGCTTGCACCGATAAAAGACATAAGGCTTCTTCCGCAAATGTTAATCTATGCCATTTTAGGTCTTATGCTGACGCAATACAGCTATTTTTATGCGATAGAGCTATCAAATGCCGCCGTTGCGACCGTTATTCAGTATTCAGCACCCGCACTTATTTTGGCGGTTGTTTGTGTGATAGAAAAAAGATCGCCCAAGATAAATGAGCTAATCGCTCTAATTTTAGCTAGTTTGGGCGTTATTTTACTGGCAACTCACGGCGATTTAACCACGCTTGTTATTAGTCCAAAGGCTCTATTTTACTGTCTTTTAAGCGCGGTTTGTGTTTGTATCTATAATCTTTCGCCCACAAGGCTTAATAAAAAATACCCCATTACGTTAAATTTAGGCTGGGGGATGGTGATAGGCGGGGTGTTGCTTGCGTTTTTTATGAGAGTGTGGAATTTAAACGGTGTGAGCGATGTGAGCGGCTTTTTGGCTTTTATCTCGGTTGTATTTTTTGGCACGATTTGCGCCTTTAGTTTTTACATGGTAGGCGTTAAGTCGTTAGGGGCTAGCAAGGCTAGCTTGATAGCTTGCATAGAGCCCGTAAGTGCGGCACTTTTTGCATACTTTTGGCTTGGGACGGAGTTTGTGTTTTTGGACTTTACGGGGTTTGTTTTGATCATCTCTTGTATATTTTTATTAGCAAAAAAAGACAAGCAATAA
- a CDS encoding FMN-dependent NADH-azoreductase, producing MIISAHPFLNEENSYSKKLQNAFLAEFRAKFDEDKLEILNLADEFIPALDGDMLNAWAKISNEEKLSQNEQKVADAQAGLLAQFKRCKRVVIVTPLHNFNITSKLKNYIDNIFMAGETFKYVTGGSVGLMNDGRKVMLLQASGGIYSQNDPKYSPMELTRIYIKGIFVDFWGLRALISCELRAHRWALWIRIR from the coding sequence TTGATCATAAGCGCACACCCGTTTTTAAATGAGGAAAATTCATATTCTAAAAAGCTGCAAAATGCTTTCTTGGCTGAATTTAGAGCTAAATTTGACGAAGATAAACTCGAAATTTTAAATTTAGCCGATGAGTTTATCCCAGCGCTTGACGGCGATATGCTAAATGCCTGGGCAAAAATTTCAAACGAAGAAAAATTAAGCCAAAACGAGCAAAAGGTAGCAGACGCACAAGCCGGACTTTTAGCACAGTTTAAACGCTGCAAGCGCGTAGTTATCGTTACTCCGCTTCATAACTTCAACATAACTTCAAAGCTAAAAAACTATATTGATAATATCTTCATGGCGGGCGAAACCTTTAAATACGTTACAGGCGGATCTGTAGGGTTAATGAACGATGGACGTAAGGTTATGCTACTTCAAGCAAGCGGTGGGATCTACTCGCAAAACGATCCAAAATACTCGCCTATGGAGCTAACTAGAATTTACATAAAAGGCATTTTTGTTGATTTTTGGGGTTTGAGAGCTTTGATATCGTGTGAGCTGAGGGCGCATCGGTGGGCGCTGTGGATAAGGATAAGATGA